In Salvelinus alpinus chromosome 22, SLU_Salpinus.1, whole genome shotgun sequence, one genomic interval encodes:
- the LOC139549514 gene encoding leucine-rich repeat-containing protein 51-like isoform X2, whose amino-acid sequence MYGAPVDLSFKCLSSMTDALTEEPNQGLRPLKRNAEKKFCSRSLRLNNNIITDLSGFNNTVSAFLSEPSQLAWVDLSFNDISHIDPVLVELKELRVLYLHGNSICNLSEVDKLGALPFLHTLTLHGNTMENEGSNRYTHTKHHRD is encoded by the exons ATGTATGGCGCTCCTGTGGATTTATCATTCAAATGCCTCAGCTCAATGACAG ACGCTCTGACGGAGGAGCCAAATCAGGGCTTGCGGCCACTGAAGCGAAATGCAGAGAAGAAGTTCTGCAGCCGCTCGCTGCgtctcaacaacaacatcatcacagACTTGAGTGGCTTCAATAATACGGTCTCAGCCTTCCTCTCAGAGCCCTCACAGCTCGCCTGGGTCGACCTGTCCTTCAACGACATCTCACACATAGACCCA gtcCTGGTGGAGCTGAAGGAACTGCGGGTGTTGTATCTCCATGGTAACAGCATCTGTAACCTTTCAGAGGTGGATAAGCTGGGCGCCCTGCCCTTCCTACATACACTCACCCTGCACGGCAACACCATGGAGAATGAGGGGagcaacaggtacacacacactaagcACCACAGGGATTAA